One window of the Primulina eburnea isolate SZY01 chromosome 18, ASM2296580v1, whole genome shotgun sequence genome contains the following:
- the LOC140819105 gene encoding uncharacterized protein, whose product MAAREQVHPREETDEVDSGFGQMNPLPPPPMGQAPADQPLLHGELTLAQFSSYFPPRFDSSETGERAEEWIERIEQIFVTAPCARSAWLRLATFQLSRNVLLWWQTTETGLRAQGRTVDWDVFRSRFLDKYFSIAARQKKEREFEDLRQGSMSVAEYQSRYSALLIYVPHIATNVHAKMRHFLRGLKLELFDRVQSNNPISFEDAVTRAEMAELVMQEYGAQGAGPPQAHVYALTREQAEEAREEMIAGKCYLCSYPAYILIDTGASHTFISKRFVVEHHMRSSPLSMPLSVSTPSGVDISVVSMISDGIISYEGYELRSDMIILEMTDFDCIVGINVLKRYCATVDCYQRVVYFYTDEKKRWTFYGKGSRPRVPLVSAIRMSRLLEHGHEGYLIYALDVTEKKEVGIEEIPIVVEFADVFPYEIPGFPPAREVEFGIELMPGTSPISRTPYRMAPAELRELKAQLQDLLDKGYIRPSVSPWGAPVLFVRKKDGTMRLCIDYRQLNKIRVREEDIQKTAFRTRYGHYEFLVMPFGSEAEHAGHLRSVLLVLRDRQLYAKLRSTYCGICFETTETTRNKTELNMRQRRWLDLLKDYDCEIEYHPGRANLTADALSRKVSTLLAEPDIYGCIRDAQMTDERVQRWRELVSHKQDTRFRVADDGSLRMNDRWVVPDISELRQGLLRRAHCSRYSVHPGGKKISKLRGEGQESSIPLVEFAYNNSYQSSIQMAPFEAYERALPLLILMV is encoded by the exons ATGGCAGCTAGAGAACAGGTACATCCACGTGAGGAAACAGACGAGGTTGACAGTGGGTTTGGACAGATGAATCCATTGCCACCTCCTCCTATGGGACAGGCACCTGCAGATCAGCCTTTATTACATGGTGAGTTGACTTTGGCACAGTTCAGCAGTTATTTTCCGCCGAGATTTGATAGTTCGGAGACTGGTGAGCGAGCAGAGGAGTGGATTGAGAGGATAGAGCAGATATTTGTGACCGCTCCGTGTGCTAGGTCTGCTTGGTTACGATTGGCTACATTTCAGCTTTCGAGGAATGTACTGTTGTGGTGGCAGACGACTGAGACCGGATTGAGAGCTCAGGGCCGTACTGTTGATTGGGATGTGTTCCGATCTCGTTttcttgataaatatttttctatagCAGCCAGACAGAAGAAAGAGAGAGAATTCGAGGATTTGAGACAGGGCAGTATGTCTGTTGCGGAGTATCAGTCTCGGTATTCTGCATTGCTGATATATGTACCACATATTGCTACGAATGTTCATGCTAAGATGAGGCATTTCTTGAGAGGGTTGAAGTTAGAGTTATTTGATCGTGTGCAATCAAATAACCCGATATCATTTGAGGATGCAGTGACGAGGGCAGAGATGGCTGAGTTGGTGATGCAGGAGTATGGGGCTCAG GGAGCTGGTCCGCCTCAGGCACATGTGTATGCTTTGACACGAGAGCAGGCAGAGGAGGCACGAGAGGAGATGATAGCGGGTAAGTGTTATTTATGttcttatcctgcttatattcttattgatactggtgcatcgcatactttcaTATCGAAGAGGTTTGTGGTTGAGCATCATATGCGCTCGTCTCCATTGTCTATGCCTCTTTCTGTTTCGACACCCTCTGgagttgatatatcagttgtatCGATGATATCAGATGGTATTATTTCTTATGAGGGCTACGAGTTGAGATCCGATATGATTATTTTGGAGatgactgattttgattgtatcgtgGGAATTAATGTGCTAAAGAGATATTGTGCGACTGTTGATTGTTATCAGCGAGTAGTATATTTTTATACAGATGAGAAAAAACGTTGGACATTTTATGGGAAGGGTTCTCGTCCCCGTGTTCCGTTGGTATCTGCTATCCGGATGTCTCGGTTATTGGAGCATGgacatgagggttatcttatttaTGCCTTAGATGTGACAGAGAAGAAGGAGGTGGGAATAGAGGAGATACCTATAGTTgttgagtttgctgatgtatttCCTTATGAGATTCCAGGCTTCCCACCAGCTCGTGAGGTGGAGTTTgggattgagttgatgccaggtacttcCCCTATTTCTCGTACTccttacagaatggcaccagcagAGTTGAGAGAGTTGAAAGCCCAGTTGCAGGACTTGCTGGACAAGGGATACATTCGCCCTAGTGTATCACCATGGGGTGcaccagtcttatttgtgagaaagaaagatggaacgATGCGTctttgtattgactatcgaCAGCTGAATAAG ATACGAGTTAGAGAGGAGGATATCCAgaagacagcattcaggaccagatatgggcattatgagtttttgGTTATGCCGTTTgg GAGTGAGGCTGAGCATGCAGGGCACTTGCGTTCAGTGTTACTGGTGTTGCGAGATagacagttgtatgccaaactca gatCGACATATTGTGGCATATGCTTCGAGACAACTGAAACCACACGAAACAAG acagagttgaatatgagacagagacgatgGTTAGATCtgttgaaagattatgattgtgagattgaaTATCATCCTGGTCGAGCcaatcttacagctgatgcattgagccgtaaa GTATCTACCTTATTGGCTGAACCTGATATATATGGTTGTATTCGTGATGCACAGATGACAGATGAGAGAGTTCAGCGATGGAGGGAGTTAGTGTCTCATAAACAAGATACTCGTTTTAGAGTGGCTGATGATGGCAGTTTGAGGATGAATGATAGATGGGTAGTTCCTGATATATCAGAGTTGCGCCAGGGCCTGTTGCGGCGTGCACATTGTAGTCGATATTCTGTCCACCCTGGTGGCaaaaagat ATCAAAGCTGAGAGGAGAAGGCCAAGAG TCATCAATTCCATTGGTGGAGTTTGCgtataacaatagttatcagaGTAGTATTCAGATGGCTCCATTTGAGGCATATGAGAGAGCTCTACCCCTACTTATTCTGATGGTATGA